The Buchnera aphidicola (Cavariella theobaldi) DNA window TTTTACAGAATGTTTGTATGCCATTCTTATGGATGGGAAATTCATTTTTAGGCATAATGATGATTGAATGTATATCACTAAAAGTAAGCTGATTAAATATGTTAAAATGATGTAAACGAGAAATATAATTATGTAATACATGAATGCGACACGGATGAATGTTACCCATTGGATAAATATCTATTAATGATAAATTATAACTAAATTCACCAGGATGAATAACTTCATTAACTTTTTCGTATCCTATCTCATATAATTTACGTATCAGCGTATGAAAATTTATTTTATCATTTTTATTAATATAAATAGATTCTTCAATAAGATATTGATATGAACAGACTTTTTGCAGTAAAGTTGGCAATGAAACAATTAATAATCCTTTTTTAATATTTTTTAAATTATATAAAATTGAAAGCCGTGAAGAAATAATTTTACAATGAGGTGAAAAACAATCAAAAGGTAAAGTTTCCCAATCTTTAAAATGCATAATCTTTAAATTTGTTAATTCCTTGATTGTTTTTTTGATTTCATCTGTTTTTTTAATATCAGAAGAAATAAAAATAACTAGTTCCGAATATTGTTCTATAATAAGAGAACATTCAATAAGGCCTGAAAAACCAATTGCATTAGCTAATATATATTTTTTTTTTGTATTTTCTTTAAAGTTATATTCTATTTTTTTCATCATATGTATCAATTGTTTATATAAATAGATTATATAAATATTTAATAAAAATTTTTATATATTCATTATTTATGTTTTTTGTGTTTAAATGGTATAATAAATAATTATTTATACAATATGCAAAATTTATAATCTATTAAATTAATTGTATTATAAAAGTTTATTTGATTTATTTTTTTTAATAAATTGTGTTAATATATATTAAATTGATTGCATTTATATAATAATTACGTTTAATATATAAAAATATAAAAATTTTTTATATTTATTTTGATACATATAAAGTTTAAATATATTAAAGATAAACAAAATGTATCAACCCATATCATTTTTTATTGGTTTACGTTATTTGTGGAATAAACATCTTCCAACATTTAAAAAAATAATTACTATATTATCGATATTATGTATTAGTATTAGCGTGTCCGCTCTGATTATCATGATATCTATGATGAATGGATTTAAAGAGGAATTTAAAAAAAATATTCTATATTTTACTCCACATATAATTGTTACTAATAAAGATAGACATGTTAATAGATTTATGTTTCCTAAACAATTATTAAATGTTAAAGAAATCATAAAATTTTCCGACTTTATCTCTGATGAAGTTATCATACACACTCATAATAATATAATCATAGGAGCTATCCTTGGTATTAATGCTACCAATTATACTGATATATATAGATACAGCATCCAAGATGTTTTATGCAAACTAAAATCAGGATATAATAACGTAATTATCGGAAAAAAATTAGCCGAAAAATTACATGTAAAATTAGGTGATCATATTAAATTAATTGTCTCACCTTCTAAAAATATTCAATTTCCGAAAAATTTTTTAAAAGAGCACATTTTTAAAATTAATGATATTTTTTGTACTAATAATGAAGTAGATTATTATCAAATATTAATTAATCAAGACGATGCTGCAAATTTATTAAATTATCCCAGAAATCATATTACTGGCTGGAGATTGTGGTTTAAAAATCCTCTGTCTATCAATAGACATGAGATAAAAAAATTTACACAAAAATTTACATTATTAGATTGGAAAATACAAAAAAATACATTATTTCAAGCAATAAAAATTGAAACATATATTATAACGGTACTTCTATGTTTAATTGTATTAGTAGTGATTTGTAACATTGTTATAACTATAATGCTATGTGTAACAGAAAAACAAAAATCTATTGCAATTTTAAAAGCACATGGATTAAAAAACTGGAAAATAATACTAATATTTTTTATTTTAAGTTCCAGCATAACCATCATAGGAGTAGTATTAGGGATTGTTACTAGTATCTGTTTAATTATGCAAAAAAATTTTTTAATGTCTTTTTTAAAAGTATTTTCCAATCATAATGAAATATCAATTATTATTGATTTATCACAAATATTTTTTATTACTAATGCTATTTTATTTTTAACAATATTATTAAATATACTTCCTTCTTGGACTATCATTAAATTGCAACCAGTAAAAATTTTATATAAAAATGAATAATTCTATTTTATTACAATGTATAAACTTATATAAATCCTACCAAGATGGAGATATATTACAGTCTGTTCTAAAAAATATATCATTTGTTATAAAAAAAAAGATATAATAGCTATTATTGGAAAATCTGGTTCTGGAAAAAGTACATTATTACACTTATTGGGAGGATTAGATACTCCCACATCTGGAAAAATATTTTTTAATAATGTATCGCTATGCTCAATGTCATCAAATGCTTTATCAGAATTAAGAAATAAAAAAATTGGTTTTATATATCAATTTCATCATTTACTATTAGATTTTAACATTCTTGAAAATGTTTCTATGCCTTTGTTAATAAATAGTACAAATGCAAAAAAAGCCTATGAAAAATCATATGAAATGTTAAAGATGGTAAATTTAGAAAAAAAAATAAAAAAATATCCATCTGAATTATCAGGAGGGGAAAGGCAGAGAGTTGCGATTGCACGCGCTTTCATTAATGTTCCACCCTTAATTATTGCCGATGAACCAACTGGTAATTTAGACAAATGCAATAGAGATATGATATTGGATTTGATATTAAAATTTAATAAGAATCATAATACTGCCTTTTTAATTGTAACTCACGATATTACATTAGCTAAAAAATTACCAATTCTACTAAAAATCAACAATGGGAAGCTTATACATCATGGACAGTAAAAAACAAGACAATATTAATGAATTATTTGCCTTTCATACTTTCACAACGCTTTTATCGTCCTAAAAAAATAAACTTTTCAACAAAATTAATAACTATTATTTCACAAATAGGAATATCAACAAGTATTTTTGCATTACTAATAAGTTTAAGTGCATTAAATGGTTTTCAAGTTTTATTAAACAAAAATATTTTATCTACTCTACCACACGGTGTGATTTTGTTGAAAAATCCATCTCCATTAAAATGGACTATAATAAAAAAAAAAATAGAAAGTGTACCAGGAATTTCCTATGTAACACGTCATATCACGTTTAATGGATTATTAAAAAAAAATAAAATTATTAAATTAGTTCAGATTAAGAGTTTCAGTGGTAAAAAAGATTTAAAAAAATATTTTTCTCATAAAAACAATCAAAATTATTTTAATGTAAAAAAAAATAATAAATATGATGTTTTTATTTCTTCTTCTCTAGCAAAAATTTTACGCGTTAAAGAAAATGATTGGATTAATTTAATTATATTCAATCAAGAAAATCATTTTGTTCAATCCAGTTTCGTCAATTTTCCTATAAAAATTAAATCTATTTTTACGTCTCAAGAAGTATTATCTGATAACGTGATTTTAATGCCTTTAAACTTTTTTACTAATCTCTCAAGTATTAATAAAACTTTTGCTGAGATTGAAATTCATATGTCTCACCCTTTTCAAGCGGATAGTATTATACTTGATGCAGCAAAAAGGATAAAAGAACCAGTTGCTATTTATACATGGATGAAAACTTATAAAGATTTTTATCACGATATTCAAAAAATTAAAATAACCATATATTGTGCAATATCAATAGTTATTATTATTTCATGTTTAAGTACAGTATCAATTTCTTTTATATCCATCTTAAAAAAAACTAAAGAAATTGCCATTTTAAGAAGTATGGGTGCTAATAATTCTCTTATTCAATTAATTTTTTTATGCTATGGATTAAGATTTGTTGTATCAGGAATTTTTTTTGGTTTGCTTATTGGCATAATTACAATTTTAAATTTTGAAAACATAATATTTTTTTTAAAAATATTTTTTAAAAATACCATTTTTTTAAATGATCTTCACCTGACAGATTACTTATTATTAAAATTACATGTATTAGATGTCATAACAATATTAATTGTAACAATAATAATAGGTATTTTGACTAATATTTATCCATCTTATTATGCTACTACTATCAATCCAAGTAAAGTTCTCAAAGAGAATTAACACAAATATTTATAAATACTATGTTAAAAATATGGTGAAAAAATGACTATTAAAGTAGGAATAAACGGATTTGGTCGTATTGGACGCGTATTATTTAGACTTGCACAAACACGTAAAGATATTGAAATTGTTGCTATTAATGATTTATTAAATACTGAATATATTGCTTATATGTTGAAATATGATTCAACACATGGTAATTTTCAAAATAACATTGCAATACACCAAGATTATTTAATTGTAAACGGAAAAAATATTAGAATTACCTCTCATAAAGATCCAGAAAAAATTTTGTGGAGCGACGTTGCAGTTGATGTAGTTATAGAATCTACTGGACTTTTTTTAACTAAAGAATTAGCGCATAAACACATTAAAGCAGGATCAAAAAAAGTAATTATTACCGGTCCTTCAAAAGATAATATTCCAATGTTTGTAAAAGGTGCTAATTTTGATAAATATCAAGGAGAAAGCATTGTATCCAATGCATCCTGCACTACTAATTGTTTAGCTCCTTTAGCTAAAATAATAGATAAAAAATTTAATATTATTGAAGGATTAATGACTACAGTACATGCCAGTACTGCTACTCAAAATGTTGTAGACGGAGTTTCTTGTAAAGATTGGCGCGGAGGTAGAGGAGCATTACAAAATATTATTCCATCTTCTACTGGAGCTGCGAATGCTGTAGGAAAAATTTTACCTAATCTTAATGGAAAGCTAACCGGTATAGCATTTAGAGTGCCAGTGTCTAATGTATCTGTTGTAGATTTAACTGTTCGCTGTAAAACAACAGTATCATATCAAGAAATTTGTCAAGAAATAAAACGATCTTCAGAGAAGGAAATGAAAGGTATTATAGGATATACAGAAGATGAGGTTGTATCCACAGATTTTAACGGACAAGAATTAACTTCTATATTTGATGCAAAAGCCGGTTTATCATTAAATAAAAATTTTTTTAAATTAATTGCTTGGTATGACAATGAAACAGGTTACTCCAGCAAAGTTTTAGATTTAGCTAAATTAATAAATACGTATAAAATATAAATATTCATTATATAACCTTTAAAGTTATTGAATAATAAATACATATAAAACGATATTGGTTCATGATAAAGCAGTATTAAGTTAGACTTAATACTGCTTTTATTATCAGTAAAATTATATAATTTTTATAACAATAAAAATAAAAAAATTTTTTAAAAAAATTTTATAAAATTAAAATAAAATATGTAATTAACATTATTAATTTCTTTCAATATATAATATATTTACCTTGAAAAAGTCATCATATAAATTCATTTTATGATATTTTTTAAATCAAAAAAAGGTGCAATTTTTCTAAGCCATATTTTAATTCTTTGATCAGTTTTTTCTGGTTGACGATCTTCGTCTAAAATTAATCCTACAAAGTAATCTTTGTTTAATAATGCTTTAGAAGATTCGAAAGTATATTCTTGTGTAGACCATCTTCCTACTATATTTCCTTGGTTTTTTTGTATAATGTTATATATGATACCTAAAGCATCGCAAAAATATTCATTATAATCTTCTTGATCACCACAACCAAATAAAGCAATAGTTTTATTTAAAAAATTTATTTTTTTTAATATAGGTAAAAAATCCTCCCAATCACATTGTACTTCACCATAATACCATGTGGGTATACCAAATATTAAATAATTAAAATTTTCAATATCTTTTTTAGATGCTTTACTAATATCGTATATTTGAGAAATATTTACACCAATTTTTTTATAAATAATATTTGCTATTTTTTCTGTATTACCTGTATCACTTCCAAAAAAAATACCTATTTTTTTCATTTTATTGTTCTCATATACAAGATTTTTACAGAAATATATTATATTAATAAATAATCTATAAATGCTTATGAAAATATTTTTTATATTGCTATTTAAAATATCAGATCATCAACATAATATATTAAATATACTTAAGTATGCATGATATATAATTATAAAAAATTAAATATTAAAATACTTCATAAATATTATTATCGATATTTTATTTATTGAATAAATAAATTATAACTTTATAAAAATAAATTATGATATTGAAATAAAATTATTAAATAATTTATCTTTATCAGTATTTTTATTAAAAAATTTATTATACTTATATTTTGATATAATATATAAAAGAAAATTTATGAAAAAAAATTTAATTTGGTTTAGAAATGATTTGCGTGTTCATGATAATACAGCATTATATAAAGCATGTACATTTTCTACAGAACAGATCATAGCCTTATTCATTGCCACTCCACAACAATGGTATAATCGAAATATTTCTGAAAAAAAAATATCCTTTCTTAATCAAAATTTAATATCATTAAAAAATGAATTATATAATTTAAATATTTTATTATATTATTATGAATCTACTACTTTTAAAAAATCTGTAAATGATTTAGTTGTATTTTGTCAACAACACAAAATAAATAATGTTTTTTATAATTATCAATATGACAGTGATGAACATGTAAGAGATGTAGTAGCGACAAAAAAACTTTCTGAACAAGGTGTCATAACGCATGGATTTCATGATCATATATTAGTTTCGAGTCAAGATATTTTAACTCAAAAAAACATGCCATATAAAAAATTTTTTTCTTTTAAAAAAAAAATTATTAATATTTTAAAAAAAAAAATACCTATATGTTTTCCAGTACCTAAAAAAAGAGCTCATCCATTATCTTTTCATTCCATTGATTTAAATATTAAAAACTATAAATCTAATTTTGATTTAAATCTTTTCCCTATTGGAGAAAGAAAGGCTATTATTCGATTAAAAGCATTTTTAAAAAAAAAATTGAGTGATTATGCTTTAAAAAGAAATTTTCCTATTTTAAATCATACTAGCATGTTATCTCCATATTTATCTATAGGTGTTTTATCATCGCGA harbors:
- a CDS encoding FtsX-like permease family protein; protein product: MYQPISFFIGLRYLWNKHLPTFKKIITILSILCISISVSALIIMISMMNGFKEEFKKNILYFTPHIIVTNKDRHVNRFMFPKQLLNVKEIIKFSDFISDEVIIHTHNNIIIGAILGINATNYTDIYRYSIQDVLCKLKSGYNNVIIGKKLAEKLHVKLGDHIKLIVSPSKNIQFPKNFLKEHIFKINDIFCTNNEVDYYQILINQDDAANLLNYPRNHITGWRLWFKNPLSINRHEIKKFTQKFTLLDWKIQKNTLFQAIKIETYIITVLLCLIVLVVICNIVITIMLCVTEKQKSIAILKAHGLKNWKIILIFFILSSSITIIGVVLGIVTSICLIMQKNFLMSFLKVFSNHNEISIIIDLSQIFFITNAILFLTILLNILPSWTIIKLQPVKILYKNE
- a CDS encoding FtsX-like permease family protein; its protein translation is MNYLPFILSQRFYRPKKINFSTKLITIISQIGISTSIFALLISLSALNGFQVLLNKNILSTLPHGVILLKNPSPLKWTIIKKKIESVPGISYVTRHITFNGLLKKNKIIKLVQIKSFSGKKDLKKYFSHKNNQNYFNVKKNNKYDVFISSSLAKILRVKENDWINLIIFNQENHFVQSSFVNFPIKIKSIFTSQEVLSDNVILMPLNFFTNLSSINKTFAEIEIHMSHPFQADSIILDAAKRIKEPVAIYTWMKTYKDFYHDIQKIKITIYCAISIVIIISCLSTVSISFISILKKTKEIAILRSMGANNSLIQLIFLCYGLRFVVSGIFFGLLIGIITILNFENIIFFLKIFFKNTIFLNDLHLTDYLLLKLHVLDVITILIVTIIIGILTNIYPSYYATTINPSKVLKEN
- the phrB gene encoding deoxyribodipyrimidine photo-lyase — protein: MKKNLIWFRNDLRVHDNTALYKACTFSTEQIIALFIATPQQWYNRNISEKKISFLNQNLISLKNELYNLNILLYYYESTTFKKSVNDLVVFCQQHKINNVFYNYQYDSDEHVRDVVATKKLSEQGVITHGFHDHILVSSQDILTQKNMPYKKFFSFKKKIINILKKKIPICFPVPKKRAHPLSFHSIDLNIKNYKSNFDLNLFPIGERKAIIRLKAFLKKKLSDYALKRNFPILNHTSMLSPYLSIGVLSSRYCFKMIFQIHKNIFNTISTCSWINEIMWREFYYHLLIGYPLLNQCQSLTPWEKNIPWKNNTNYFHAWKQGQTGFPIIDAGMRQLKKIGWMHNRLRMITSSFLVKNLLIDWRKGEKYFISQLIDGDKAINNGSWQWAASIGADSTPYIRIFNPIRQSKIFDSSGSFIKKFIPELNNVPCAYIHNPYEWANIKNITLQYPKPIVNFSDTKKKALLIFNQTRLKYLDKENKN
- the fldA gene encoding flavodoxin FldA; its protein translation is MKKIGIFFGSDTGNTEKIANIIYKKIGVNISQIYDISKASKKDIENFNYLIFGIPTWYYGEVQCDWEDFLPILKKINFLNKTIALFGCGDQEDYNEYFCDALGIIYNIIQKNQGNIVGRWSTQEYTFESSKALLNKDYFVGLILDEDRQPEKTDQRIKIWLRKIAPFFDLKNIIK
- the gap gene encoding type I glyceraldehyde-3-phosphate dehydrogenase — translated: MTIKVGINGFGRIGRVLFRLAQTRKDIEIVAINDLLNTEYIAYMLKYDSTHGNFQNNIAIHQDYLIVNGKNIRITSHKDPEKILWSDVAVDVVIESTGLFLTKELAHKHIKAGSKKVIITGPSKDNIPMFVKGANFDKYQGESIVSNASCTTNCLAPLAKIIDKKFNIIEGLMTTVHASTATQNVVDGVSCKDWRGGRGALQNIIPSSTGAANAVGKILPNLNGKLTGIAFRVPVSNVSVVDLTVRCKTTVSYQEICQEIKRSSEKEMKGIIGYTEDEVVSTDFNGQELTSIFDAKAGLSLNKNFFKLIAWYDNETGYSSKVLDLAKLINTYKI